A stretch of the Vidua chalybeata isolate OUT-0048 chromosome 19, bVidCha1 merged haplotype, whole genome shotgun sequence genome encodes the following:
- the RFNG gene encoding beta-1,3-N-acetylglucosaminyltransferase radical fringe, with product MNGPCLGLRRAGVLLSLGAAALLLLLLPRGQRPAVPRPPPAAGPSVPPPHRAGPEGSAGALRGGPGAGGRGGGLAGSSQLARRGRLGTAGSSARESLELKDIFIAVKTTRKYHKSRLDLLLQTWISQARRQTFIFTDWEDRELRLKAGDHMINTNCSAVHTRQALCCKMSVEYDKFLESGQKWFCHVDDDNYVNPRTLLHLLSAFSHSQDVYVGRPSLDHPIEAADHVQSDGSKTTVKFWFATGGAGFCISRGLALKMSPWASLGNFISTAERVRLPDDCTIGYIIEGLLEVKLLHSPLFHSHLENLQRLQGESVLQQVTLSYGDPENKHNVVSVGGVFGLQQDPTRFKSVHCLLYPDTIWCPAKKMS from the exons ATGAACGGTCCTTGCCTGGGGCTGCGCAGGGCCGGGGTTCTGCTGTCCCTGGGCGCCGCCGCCctcctgctgttgctgctgccgcgggggcagcgccccgccgtgccccgcccgccgcccgccgccgggcCCAGCGTGCCCCCGCCGCACCGCGCGGGCCCCGAAGGCTCTGCCGGAGCGCTGcgcggcgggcccggggccggcggccgtGGCGGAGGCCTCGCGGGTAGCTCGCAGCTTGCGCGGAGGGGCCGCCTCGGGACTGCCGGCAGCTCGGCCAGGGAGAGCCTAGAGCTGAAGGACATCTTTATTGCGGTGAAGACCACGAGGAAATACCATAAGAGCCGGCTGGACTTGCTCCTCCAAACCTGGATCTCCCAGGCGaggagacag ACGTTTATATTCACGGACTGGGAGGATCGGGAGCTACGCCTGAAAGCAG GGGATCATATGATCAACACCAACTGTTCCGCTGTCCATACCCGGCAAGCTCTCTGCTGCAAGATGTCTGTGGAATATGATAAATTCCTGGAATCCGGGCAAAA aTGGTTTTGCCATGTGGACGACGACAACTATGTGAACCCTCGGACTCTCCTACATCTCTTGTCTGCCTTCTCACACAGCCAGGATGTGTACGTGGGGCGACCGAGTCTGGACCATCCCATTGAAGCAGCTGACCATGTCCAAAGTGATGGATCA AAGACAACCGTGAAATTCTGGTTTGCCACAGGTGGAGCTGGGTTCTGTATCAGCCGAGGTCTTGCCCTGAAGATGAGTCCCTGGGCAAG CCTGGGCAATTTCATTAGTACTGCAGAAAGAGTACGTCTTCCTGATGACTGCACTATTGGCTACATCATTGAAGGGCTGCTGGAGGTaaagctgctgcacagcccatTGTTccattcccacctggaaaatCTGCAGAGACTGCAAGGCgagtctgtgctgcagcag GTAACCCTGAGTTACGGTGACCCTGAGAACAAACACAATGTCGTGAGTGTGGGAGGAGTGTTTGGCCTTCAGCAAGATCCAACACG atttaaatCTGTCCATTGTCTGCTTTATCCTGACACTATTTGGTGCCCTGCTAAGAAGATGTCATAA
- the DCXR gene encoding L-xylulose reductase encodes MILQSRVRATELHLCLSCRISLETASCCAPPAEAGKDCPARSPYGAAPLPGPAPASGPPRPQSSRDMEPHLSFRGRRALVTGAGKGIGRAVAVALSRAGARVTALSRTAADLESLTQECPGIETLCVDLADWEAVEAAVGAAGPFELLVNNAAVAELQPFLEVTRSALQRSLDVNFGAVLHVSQIVARQMIAQGVPGAIVNVSSQASKRALRDHAVYCSTKSALDMLSKVMAMELGPHKIRVNTVNPTVVMTDMGRINWSDPQKSAAMINRIPLGKFAEVDDVVNSILFLLSDKSAMTTGSSLMIDGGFLVS; translated from the exons ATGATACTTCAGTCACGAGTGAGAGCCACGGAACTTCACCTCTGCCTGTCTTGCCGGATAAGCCTGGAGACGGCTTCCTGCTGCGCTCCCCCGGCGGAAGCGGGGAAAGATTGCCCGGCTCGCTCGCCCTATGGAGCCGCCCCGCTCCCAGGGCCCGCCCCGGCCTCGGGCCCGCCCCGGCCACAGTCCAGCCGAGACATGGAGCCGCATCTGAGCTTCCGCGGCCGGCGGGCCCTGGTGACTGGGGCCGGCAAAG GGATCGGTCGCGCTGTGGCCGTGGCGCTGAGCAGGGCCGGGGCTCGCGTGACCGCGCTGAGCCGAACGGCGGCGGACTTGGAGAGCCTCACGCAGGAG TGCCCGGGCATCGAGACCCTCTGCGTGGACCTGGCGGACTGGGAGGCTGTGGAGGCGGCGGTGGGCGCAGCGGGGCCGTTCGAGCTGCTGGTTAACAACGCGGCGGTGGCGGAGCTGCAGCCGTTCCTGGAGGTGACGCGCTCGGCCCTGCAGCG GTCTCTTGATGTGAATTTTGGGGCTGTGCTTCATGTTTCCCAG aTAGTTGCTCGGCAGATGATTGCACAGGGGGTGCCAGGAGCTATTGTGAACGTCTCCAGCCAGGCATCGAAGCGTGCACTGAGGGATCATGCTGTCTATT GTTCCACAAAAAGTGCTCTGGATATGCTGAGCAAAGTAATGGCAATGGAATTGGGACCCCACAAG ATTAGGGTGAACACTGTGAACCCCACCGTGGTTATGACTGACATGGGGAGAATTAACTGGAGTGACCCTCAGAAATCTGCTGCCATGATTAATCGGATTCCCCTGGGAAAGTTTGCAG AGGTGGATGATGTGGTGAACAGCATTCTCTTCCTGCTGAGTGACAAGAGTGCCATGACAACTGGCAGCTCACTGATGATTGACGGGGGCTTTCTTGTCTCCTAA